One Rhipicephalus microplus isolate Deutch F79 chromosome 4, USDA_Rmic, whole genome shotgun sequence genomic window carries:
- the LOC119171769 gene encoding acetylcholinesterase: protein MMTATLLVGCVLVFLAASGAQESPDDVVQTINGPLRGVDVPTTTSSVRAYLGVPFGEPPVGDLRFKKPVPKKPWKGVYNATSQPPLCPQMPVRINNFFLVEDSDPVSEDCLYLNVFVPTKRNSSLLPVIVYLPGGGFSYGGISIGAMDTSELSARGNVITVTVGYRLGAFGFLYMGFEDAPGNMGLYDQLLALEWVKNNIRSFGGDPSRVTLMGESAGSISVGMQLISPKSKGLYKRAVMQSGSPFTAAVVSDLDQGLFRSHLLSRTLGCDGGEDKYDAETVLKCLKSKPFMDILNATESFNAGGLDSFFPVFGEDMLPETPAAALKRGIVNADELLTGICESEGDLFLYFLFNKLRDMNTIDDVMNGEMIFLIKALITSTMEVDPDPIIKYYYSGVNATQGRESVYIGSSLIGDMQFGCPTIGFAKRFLGTGRTVYMYQWSQQASFVDWPDWTRPTHGDDIFFSLGSGLKLAKNATKDDIKATENFIHILSTFSHTGVPKVLDGTTWPKFNDEEQYLDLRREGNVVKKRLLQAACEFWGKVHPYQ from the exons ATGATGACCGCTACGCTGCTCGTGGGCTGTGTCCTAGTCTTCTTGGCAGCCAGCGGTGCTCAAGAGTCGCCTGATGACGTCGTTCAGACCATTAATGGTCCTCTGCGGGGCGTAGATGTTCCTACAACAACATCGTCGGTGCGCGCGTACCTAGGTGTTCCCTTCGGGGAGCCCCCGGTTGGAGATCTTCGCTTCAAAAAGCCAGTGCCAAAAAAGCCGTGGAAGGGCGTTTACAATGCCACTTCGCAGCCACCACTCTGCCCTCAAATGCCCGTCCGAATCAATAATTTCTTTCTCGTCGAAGACTCGGATCCCGTGTCCGAAGATTGTCTGTACCTGAATGTGTTCGTTCCTACAAAGAGGAACTCTAGCTTGCTTCCCGTGATCGTATATTTGCCAGGTGGTGGATTTTCTTATGGCGGCATCTCCATCGGAGCCATGGACACATCGGAGCTGTCAGCGAGAGGCAATGTCATAACCGTCACGGTCGGTTATAGGTTGGGCGCCTTCGGATTTCTCTACATGGGCTTCGAAGACGCTCCTGGAAACATGGGCCTCTACGACCAGCTTCTAGCTCTCGAGTGGGTCAAGAACAACATCCGCTCATTCGGAGGTGATCCGTCCAGGGTAACGCTGATGGGCGAAAGTGCCGGCTCCATTTCAGTTGGAATGCAACTCATATCACCAAAGAGCAAGGGTCTCTACAAGCGTGCCGTAATGCAGAGTGGAAGTCCATTCACTGCCGCTGTGGTGAGCGACCTGGACCAGGGACTATTTCGATCTCACCTGCTTAGCAGGACTCTGGGTTGCGATGGAGGCGAGGACAAGTACGATGCTGAAACTGTCCTCAAGTGCCTCAAGTCGAAGCCTTTCATGGACATATTGAACGCCACTGAGAGCTTCAACGCTGGTGGCTTGGACTCGTTCTTCCCCGTTTTTGGAGAGGATATGCTGCCCGAAACACCTGCGGCCGCACTGAAGCGTGGAATAGTGAACGCTGACGAACTCTTGACCGGAATTTGCGAATCAGAAGGCGACCTTTTTCTTTACTTCCTGTTCAACAAGCTTCGTGACATGAACACCATTGATGATGTTATGAATGGAGAGATGATATTCCTTATCAAAGCTCTTATCACCTCGACCATGGAGGTAGACCCCGACCCTATAATCAAGTATTACTACAGCGGTGTGAATGCGACCCAAGGTAGAGAGTCCGTCTACATTGGGTCTTCGTTAATTGGAGACATGCAATTCGGCTGTCCGACGATCGGCTTCGCGAAGAGGTTCCTCGGCACAGGTAGGACAGTCTATATGTACCAGTGGTCGCAACAAGCTTCCTTCGTCGACTGGCCTGACTGGACACGACCAACGCATGGAGACGACATATTTTTTAGCCTTGGCTCTGGCCTCAAACTGGCTAAGAATGCCACCAAAGATGACATCAAGGCGACAGAAAACTTCATACACATACTGTCCACTTTCAGTCACACAGG GGTTCCGAAAGTCCTCGATGGCACCACATGGCCGAAATTCAATGACGAAGAGCAGTACCTGGACCTCCGACGGGAGGGAAACGTGGTCAAGAAGCGGTTGCTTCAAGCTGCATGTGAATTTTGGGGCAAGGTGCATCCTTATCAGTGA